DNA sequence from the Perca fluviatilis chromosome 4, GENO_Pfluv_1.0, whole genome shotgun sequence genome:
CTACAACATagacatgcacacgcacacgcacagtaATATTCTCGCCAATACCATGTCTGTGAAGGTCAGAGTGGAGATAGGAAACTCCCTGTGATAAAGACCGGCACAGTTTCAGTGACAACTTCCAGTTGGTGGTGTGTTTACCCAGATAGGAGTGGAGAGAACCCTGAAATCAAAGGGACGCCAGTTAATTATATCCAAGAACGTGAACATTAAAGAATTTAAAGCATTTGGCCACATTGGCTTCACGTGTACAGTGCCCATAGGGTACAGTTTCAGTTTTcagagctttttcactgaaacCAGCAACCTAACATCGTAACTTGAATTCTCAGAAAAGGGGAAAATGCACAATTAATTTTGAAATTCAAACGATTGGTTGCCACTCACACATTCAGCAAATTGCAGGACAATGAGCCAACTGCCTCCATCTGGTTTCCTCCCAGTGCCCAGGAAGTGGACAATCCCAGCATGCTTCATTAGTGGTAGCTCATAGACCTCCTTCTCTGCAGTAAATTTAGTTTTCCAGCCTGCAGGGAAAACTTTCACAGCCACCATGGATCCCTGGTATTTCCCCTGCCAGACATTTGCAAAATGTCCATTGCCTACAATCTGAACAAAGGTATGAACATACAGGTTAAATAACGGTATATGGTAAGATATATCACCTAACTGGatgatttattgatattttgCACACTGCTGAGCATACAGTACAAATCCATGTGATAGCTGGGCTTACCTGCTGTAGTTCAATGTTAGCGACATCGATCTCAgaggtttttgttgtttggcaggAACACAGTCGTGAGACACCGTAATCATCAAGAAAGAGTGGATTCTCTAAAATAATGAAAGTAGACAGGTCTTGTAattaacacacactcacaaagtaAACACATGTTTATAGTAGCCAAAAATTTACGTTTACCTTTGTTCAGCTTCATTGTCCTCGTTTTTAGCCGTATGGCTGATTCTGCGTATGTACATTGAGagcaacaaaaagtcaaaaaaatccTTGTATGTGTACACATTAATCTGACAATAAAGTCACTTTTAATTTTAAACTAGCCTGACTGAATAGCCATAGAACTCTGATTGAAGAGTAATACAGGACAGAGGTAAAAGGGAGTGTTATAGCAGAGATAAACACCAAGGTCAGTCTAGCAGAGAGAATGCAACAGTTACAAGGTCAAACAAGGACATCATGAGAACTCTATTTCCAGGAACAAATGTGTTTACTGAGGGGTCAAGACAATAAACTCCTCTTGTGTTTGTGCGCTCACTCAACAACTGCAAAACCCAACAGTTAACTCACTGTAAAGGCATTCGATGTATTCTAGTTTAACTTCCACTTTCTGCTACTGTAACACATTATTAGCAACAACAATTGTGTCATCGATCACTGTGAAAAGAACAGGTGTTGAGATATACTGCTACAACAATGTATACTCCAATCAGGACAGTGACATTCAATATAATTCCCATTGTTGTCCACTAAAAtagaaagtaattttttttttaatttctctctTAATGTTCTTACAAAAACGatcttacttttctttttaaatcggCTTCTCCATTTGGCTGCAACAATCAGCAGCAGGAAGCACAGCAAAGTTCCAGTCAGAATTATTGCAGCAGCTTTCTTGAGTTTATctaagaagaaaacaaaaagtgtcCGTTAATGTTGTCTGTGAATGATGAAAACCACACCTTTTGAGTCAATCAAGTTATTActttacatgtttcattattaagtgaatttagctttttttttaaacagcaaatATTATCTGAAGACAGGCTTAGTAATCCTCCAAGTGTCAATTTTCAAATTTAAAAGGGGGTAGAGGATGGTTTAACTAGAGGAGAATGTGGTGGTGGGGCGTATAAAAATATGATAACATTTTctgtgatgaaaataaaaatacctCACTCTGGTACAATGTCAGGATATTATTGTATCACTGTGTTGGTTGCAAGTGATATTCAATGATTATTTGGCAATCGTATCATTATCATACCGAGAAAATAAGAGTAGGTGGGTGGAGGCTGTGCCGACTCTGGGGTCCAAGTGATGTTGCTATTGCAGAGGTCTGTGTtgcacacacacttaatttGGCGACCATTGAAGCGTTTTTGTGCCTTGCAGGTTGCATCTGGGCAAGACTTTTCAACAATATCACAAGCTGCAACAGAAAATCAGTAACACAATAGAtacacattaaaaaacaaacaaacatgagaACCATACAAAGCCTGCAGATTCACCTATATGTATTACATATTACACAATATACATTAAAGCAATTAACCAGTTTCATGTCATGATGTTGGTTGGGTGTGAGAATTAAAATAGAAAtttaaagtgcaaaaaaaaacagaatctaTACCATGCAGACTAGTGGTCCAAATCAATTtatatctattttatttatagtgttaaatcataacagaagttatctcaggacactttccaGAGTAGGTCTTGACCACattataatttacagagacccaacagttcccccaagagcatgcatttTGTGCGTCCACATATCTTGAGTTTTACTAAAGTTTCTTACCAAGAACGTCAACCTTTGGCTGGCCATCGATGACCCGATAATAACCCACGCAGCATGTGGTGTTCTCACAGAGCTGCACTGACCCACTCACATTGCCAACCGTTGCAAATCTTTTGGTCTGGGAAGTCACTTGGAATGCACACATTCTATTCTGAGGAAAAGACTGGCCCGAGATGCTTATAAAGATGCATTCTGGAAGGAGGAAGAAAGACAAACAGCTGCTGTAAATGTGGTTTAAATGGGCAAAAATGACCTTTTCTCTCTGTTATCAACAGTAGGAAATATGATCTGGGCTTCATGGTCACTCTTACTATATAATGCTAAACTAAGAATCTTAATTGTATTGTTTACTGTTGTAATTGTATtacactcatatatatatatatatatatatatatatatatatattgtttctgTATGATTTGTATGTGGGAAAGTCAAGACTAGAAGATGCTCAAATGTGCATCTTATAAGGAGccacaataatacaataaaaatttttattattattattagattatttgaaggcctttattgacaggacagctgaagaaatgaaagaggagagagagggggaatgacatacagcaaagggccacgggtcagagtcgaacctgggcccgctgcatcgaggagtaaacctcctgtatatatgggcacccgctctaccaactgccACAATAATTCTACAACTACACAACTTTTTTACAAGCTCAAATATAGATGACCCTTATTTGATTCCATAAATATTCCTTGCAACACCACTGCACATAATATACTGTTACACTTCCTGAGATTCTTCAAAAataattttaccattttatcAGCACTGTAGTTAAAGGGCACATGCTGGTAGAACATCTGTCTTTTCTCTTAATCATTTAGGGTCATGCATTTATTGACATATGCAGCATTAATTTTAGGCAAAAACAAGACTTACTAAAGGAGGTATACTCAGATATATTTACAACTACAATTTCCCTGCATGACTAAAATCTGGTTTGTACAGTCAGTGGGTTGGCACTGTATTGAATAGAGTAAGTtactaaaaaaatgacatacttcatttgtatttatatttactAATATTTAATTTCTTAAATCCAAAATTGTCATAATCTAATAGAGTTTAAAGGTGAGGATTTTATTATTTAGTTTAGGAGATACAGCAGGTACAATTCTACTGCTTCAGCAACTAATTACTGAGCTGTCAAATTGTAAATCATAagtaaaaaatcaatcaaaaatgaacacagaaaacaacccaaaacaaacaaagaaacacataCACCTGCAGCTTAAGAGTTTCAAAAGAGGGAGAGTTTTTTTGGATTTTTACTCACCCACAGCCAAAGTCAGCCACCACTGTTGCAGAATCATTGTCGCTCTGAGCAAGACACGGCCAAGCAGGGAGTGAGTATTTATCAGTCCTGGGAATGTGAGTGAGTTTCCCACGTTTCCCAGAAATACTCCCACTGTCACACCTGCATGTACAACATATGCTGCGTGCATGCTATACAATGGGCTGTGGGAATAAAGGACATTTATCAACAAAATCATCTCTCACTGTTATGAAATATGACctcattttattattaaaagatATATGGTAGCCCAATTATAAAAGGGAAATAAACAGAAAACCTTAATattagaaaaacaataacaatactCATAGTAGGCTAAGTCAAAATTAGGACATTCTGTGCCATAATTACGACTTACTAAATCTAAATTATGAGATACTAAATAAAAGTCATGACCATTTCAATCAaaattattactttttaaatcaaaattgtGAGATAGCATTCCCATACTTTGTCAAACCTAGGTCAagattttaatacatttaaatttaaatactttggtttatgatcaAATGCCTGCAtcatgacattcccatcagccttatGCAACTTGGAGACCTGAATCATTCTGTAGGAAAATGATGTAGAAACTATAGATTTTGCTTTTCATTGCTTAAAACGCCTACTTTTTCCTCTGAATTTCTGCCGCTATGTCTTGGAATACATATTAAATCCTGCTTTAACTTCCTAAATGATAATTTCCGGGAAACATTAAACTatactttgtgttttgtgttttgttagtatgctaacatgctgaacTAAttatggtgaacatggtaaacattgtatgctaaacatcagcattttagcatttttcattcattgtGAGCATAGTGTCTTgaaagcatagactgtatattaaagtCTGCATGTTTTGGTATTCAGTTCACCTCTTGAGGGTGGAGTTTATAAGCGGCATGTTCAGAGGCTGTGTGCATTCGTGCAGCCCGGAGGTACAAAACAGGCACATCTAATTTTCAATCACATTAATTGGACAGTTACCTGCGCGCGGGCGAGCCTAGCTAAACTTCAGAAGCTAGCTACTAGTGGGCCCCCAGGTCATCAAGAATATAATGGTTAAGTAACCTAATATTACTTCATCATTCATTAATACACActattttgtactttttcatATTTCAAATCTAGCTAAGTTTGTTGTTATGTCTCTCTTCAGGCAGTGGTTTTAGGAATGAAGGCCATCACAAAAAAGCTTATGTTGGCCGATGTTTTTGCGGAAGACTCTGGAAATGAGCGAACATTTTACGGCTTTTCTGACAGTGAAATCGGCGACCCCTGCGAAAAGGTAAGTCATTTGGCTTAAATTAAGCCTCCATATTGCCAGATCCAGCATCAGATTGTAAAGGTAAACATTAACCTGCGTCTTACATTTGGAAAAGGCACTTAGTTGGGTTGTTTTATGATACATGCTGTCAAATAGTACGACTAGTAGCTACGTTACGAATAGTACGTTACCCTGTAGGGATTTGTCATAATTAAATGCAGCTGACAGCAGACCAACAGTGAATCAACATTGAATCCATGTCCCCTTTAGCATTGACTATTCAACCATGCTATCTGGGTATGCTTTTTATATTTTGCTATAACAAGAGGTTTGGACAAAAACTGATTTTACTATAAAGGTGTAAAATATGAGATGGATCACAAGCCAAATGACAAAACTCTCCTATTTATTTACATCAGAATTCAAATTTTCAAGATGAAGATGAAGCCCAGCCTGACCTTTCCCCCAAAAAGCAGAAAGCCACATCTAAACCATCTTTTGGTGCCCAAAACTTCAGGCTGAGGGTGGCACTCCGCTCCGCTTCCTCTACTCAGCAGTCCACTGATGATGAGGAagaggcagaggaggaagaaaagatgacaaaaaAGAGAGGGGTGAAGTGGGCAGGAAAGACCAGTCAGGCTAAGAAGAAGAAACGTGTTAAATTTGAAGATGAAGAGATAGCAGTGGCTCGGCCGTCTCCTTCTAAAGAGCGTGGATCCGATTCAGCAGAAGATGTATCCAAGTCTTTCCTGGCCAAGAGAGAACAGAACATCAAGGCCAACA
Encoded proteins:
- the LOC120557374 gene encoding anti-Muellerian hormone type-2 receptor-like isoform X1, whose amino-acid sequence is MHAAYVVHAGVTVGVFLGNVGNSLTFPGLINTHSLLGRVLLRATMILQQWWLTLAVECIFISISGQSFPQNRMCAFQVTSQTKRFATVGNVSGSVQLCENTTCCVGYYRVIDGQPKVDVLACDIVEKSCPDATCKAQKRFNGRQIKCVCNTDLCNSNITWTPESAQPPPTYSYFLDKLKKAAAIILTGTLLCFLLLIVAAKWRSRFKKKKSAIRLKTRTMKLNKENPLFLDDYGVSRLCSCQTTKTSEIDVANIELQQIVGNGHFANVWQGKYQGSMVAVKVFPAGWKTKFTAEKEVYELPLMKHAGIVHFLGTGRKPDGGSWLIVLQFAECGSLHSYLGKHTTNWKLSLKLCRSLSQGVSYLHSDLHRHGLHKPPVAHRDFSSSNVLVRADGTCVLCDFGCSTILRSCSEHRRWQSHTINIEGHTQLGTLRYMSPEVLEGHVNLSNSWCLMQGDIYALGLLLWEIWMRCSDLFEGGIAPQHLLPYESELGANVTLESLVQHVFHMDKRPSIPKHWETLPQGSVLQELLTDCWDCDPDARLTAQCVADRLVSLESCYTP
- the LOC120557374 gene encoding anti-Muellerian hormone type-2 receptor-like isoform X2, which codes for MHAAYVVHAGVTVGVFLGNVGNSLTFPGLINTHSLLGRVLLRATMILQQWWLTLAVECIFISISGQSFPQNRMCAFQVTSQTKRFATVGNVSGSVQLCENTTCCVGYYRVIDGQPKVDVLACDIVEKSCPDATCKAQKRFNGRQIKCVCNTDLCNSNITWTPESAQPPPTYSYFLDKLKKAAAIILTGTLLCFLLLIVAAKWRSRFKKKKNPLFLDDYGVSRLCSCQTTKTSEIDVANIELQQIVGNGHFANVWQGKYQGSMVAVKVFPAGWKTKFTAEKEVYELPLMKHAGIVHFLGTGRKPDGGSWLIVLQFAECGSLHSYLGKHTTNWKLSLKLCRSLSQGVSYLHSDLHRHGLHKPPVAHRDFSSSNVLVRADGTCVLCDFGCSTILRSCSEHRRWQSHTINIEGHTQLGTLRYMSPEVLEGHVNLSNSWCLMQGDIYALGLLLWEIWMRCSDLFEGGIAPQHLLPYESELGANVTLESLVQHVFHMDKRPSIPKHWETLPQGSVLQELLTDCWDCDPDARLTAQCVADRLVSLESCYTP